The genomic segment CAGCACACAGAAAGCTGGCTGAGCCACAAACGCTCCCAGAATGTTCTACAAACGTCTGCAAAATGTTCTAGGAAAGTGATCATGACATATCTCATTGGCTTTCTTGAAACAGCTGTAGAACATATAACTGTGGGTATTTCAAGAACACAGCAAAGTATCCATAACCAAGGTTGAATATATTcctggtattttacaaatgttccatcccaaTAATAAAATCCCTTTTCTCCCAGGTAACCCGGTATTTCCCGCCCAAACTGGAAGTGTCATTTTAAAGTGTTTAAttttttgagtgtggactgtgttactgtattatatgaaGTCGCTCAAACCATGAAGCTGGGAGAGAAGCTGTTATGCTGGTGCAGGACATGCGGCCTACAAAGTTACAATTGAAGGCAAGTGAATTTGATGGGGTTTTTTATGTAGTAAGGCCTATTTTACATGAATTAGTAGACTTacacctatatatacacacctttcataatatttccctTAATGTTGTGCGACGTGTGTATTAGCGTATCTCCTCGCTTCGGTAAGATTTAGATATGTGCAAAACTGGCAAACACATTTGGAAGGAAAATAAGTGGGCAGAATGTAGATATTTTTGTTATTCAATTAAAACCCACATTTTGGAAACAGGgtgtttataaaaaaatattacatCAATGTACCtcaacattaaaaaaaattacaaaaatagaAAATTCTGTGCTCCATACTGAgacgggctgtctgtccccaacaTGAGCGTTGATGATTGATCATGCAGATATGCGATAGCAGAGGGAAGGCTGTAGCCTAGAGAAGATTTAGACGttgcatataatttaacagttcaATTTCACATCATGCTGTTCATAGAACTCATTTACCGGTTTCTTGCTGTTATTTATCCTGAGAAAAGGGATTGGGTTTGGGTGGAAAATCTCAGTAGCCCAGTGCCTGCTACGTAACCCTAGTCATAACCCGAGTGGGAATTCCAAGGCAATGCTCCCTTTTGTAATATTTTGTATATTTCAGGAAAGTGGAACGTCCCTAGGACCTTCATGGCATGATTGTTAAAATCTTttaagaaatgtaaaaaaaattaaaatctgAAAAGATCTTCTTGCAACACATGTTATGCCTGGGAGATTATTTCTAATTTGATGATGCTGATCATAATGAAAGTATAtttacctcctcttcctcccagtcAATTAGGTCCCAGTCATATGCAAGGACCGCTCGCCGCCTCTTCCAGAACTCGAGAAACACGGTTGCTAAAATACACAACTAGGTTAGTGTTTGAGGGTTGTTAGGGCTTGGTGAGTATGTGTCATATTTAATGTGGGACAAATATGTACACTTGTGTTCAAGCTATAAAACAATGTTGGCAATGTGTTACAAACAGAATAATTTAAATTCAACCATCTCTTGCATTGCTGCTAAAAACAGGAACCATTTAAACTCAACCATCGCTTTCTTAGTTGAAGGAAGGTTGTTTTGCATGACTCAAAATGATTCAATTATCACTTCAAGTAGTTCTCCACATTCAgataaggttctgtatttattttcttagtcaaccttgtgttgtttcgttgtgttcttgaacgtagccttgtctttcatttttgttcattgatttcacctgtgttagttactcacctggtctcatcagctccttatttagttcagttcattctgtttgtgcctttgtgaggtattgttcattTTGAGTCTActagctcgtttgtgagaaccagttatagccttcagtcctagttttgattcacctgcctgtttgcctacctgtgtatgaccattgcctgcctatGACCACGATTCTTGCCTTCTGCGAGggtgaaataaacacctgccTCACTCTGCgagtgaatctacaccttttcctccctgagtattcattacacagATAATACAATTATTTTGCAGCACAGTTGTTGGGTGCCAGGATTCATCCTGTTACTTCAGTTGTCTAAAATAGTTCCCTATTTTAGCTATTTAGGACAGACACTGTGCAATAGGTCATTTCACCAACAAGCCACTGCTGCCTTTAaagcactggagagagagggtaggttcTCCTGAACAAAGTCCTTGGCAATGGGTAACCCATCCAAATCTGTTTACCAGTGTGTCACTTGACAATCAGAGCAATCTCTTTGCTGAGGCTGGACTAAGATCAGTTGAACTAGTAGCTCTGAATGGAAAGGCACATGTTTTAGTAGTTCCAGACAGTTGCATGAGGTCGGCCAGTGACTAGCGGGCTCTTTTGGTGGAAAGGCACATGTTTCTGCAGAGATAGCAGCAGGGGAGCACACTTCAGAGGAATGTTAATGAAGCGATTTCAATGGGTATTCTACTGTAGGTGAATGCCAAGAAATAGTCAGTGTTGGACAACAGCAAGATCCACTGCTCTCTGGACAAACCCAGGTAGGTTGAGTTTTATAGTTATTTACAGGCAGTCCAACGATAATGTattgcagggatcatcaactagattcagccgcgggccaatttttttcttgagcggatcgTCAGGGGATCAGAACATAATTAGAAAGAATTTGATAGACTGCAAAAAGACGGTCCAAACagatgtttgactaaaacataatttaAAACCTTGCTTGCATTAGTATATGATCATgtcgtgtctctctattatgcgtgggaatacttgggaacagattccttaaataaaaaaaatgtatagctGATTAACTGTTCTTTTTTAGTCTTTTCTGTCCAACAATAATCCCAAcatttttttgctcagaaaactttggGGGCCAAATAAATCCACCCGTGTGCCAAATTTGGGccacgggccgccagttggggaaccatgGTCTATTAAGTATCTTAGGACCTATGCAGTTATTTAGCCTCGATTAAtctcaaatgtattttaaaatgttttgctttaTTGTCATAATTTTATAGCTGTGGTTCCACTGGTATGCACCTACATGATTATAAGTGTGTCTGGATAGTGTGTCagataaatgacttaaatgtgaaTGTAATTGCACTACAGAAAATTATTGTAATCTACCAGTTGAATGAGCACCAAATGCAGTTAGGTTGTTTAACATTGTAGATTTTCCATAATTTGCTCTAGCAACAAAAAAGAAAAGACTCAATGTGAGTAGGCTATGGGATTGTTACAAAAGAGTAGTGTGCTATTGAAGTGTAAATAACATGTATTACCTAACTGTTTAACGTTATCAGCTGATCTACTTTGTTGTATGCATTTGAGTGAAGCACAGTTCACGCAATAAATTTGACCTTTGAAGTACTGTACTTTTGTAGCAAGGAGATAACGTTGCCAATTTGTGACTGATTAAAGGCAGGGTtagataaaacaaatatttttggtAGACATTGCACTCAAGAGAATGATGAATTGTGGAGATGTAGTGTAACAATGACCTGCATTTGACTCATTAACCTATACATGAGTCTCGCTAACACATTAGATAACACGTTAGATAACACATTAGGGAAGTGATCCGCGAAACAGCATCACTGGACACCCCACCcgcatttgttattgtttttgttttgaggaAATGAGCACCCAGCATCGTGGTAAAAATACGTCGTAGTACGTACTCTGCAGTTCTCTGGCGTGTGCAATGATATCCGAGGGAAAAACAATTCGTTGTTTGAAGTAacgtctttgttgttgtaatatcgcaaacggATGTGGCAGTTTCACCGCTGGATTCCAGCTTTAAGTACACATGAAGCCTACGTAAAGCCATCACAAACAACGACCACTGATCAACACGTGACCATTCAAAAGAGTGAACAGTATGACAAATGACAAAATCATGACTCATGAAGAAGTATGCAATCAGTAACCATAGCTACTAACTTACACTGAAGAAACATGCATACCCTACTGTCACAAATTGTAAAGAAATAATTATGACAGCCTCTGTCAAGTCCAAAATGTTATCTTAAGCAATCTGTGGTTAACACTACATGCTAATGTTTCCGTCTTGTCTAGATAGGCCCTGGTCCTGTGTAAAGGAGGTGATCGATGGGCCATCCCCAGAATGACAGCTTCTTTCTGGACCTTTCCCAGCCAGACGTCTGGGTCTGGGACACAGAACCTAAGCCAATGGCGGGTGAGTGAATCACATACGTTGCGGTGACACACTCATATAAATCAAGTGCTATATTTCCACGTGAAAAAGCCCTAGAATGCACCTTGGAGTATTGCTCCATTGTTTGTGTTGGTTAATTCATTCTTCTTGgttaaactgaatttaaatggttGACTTACAGTTCAGTATTATATGTAGTGTGTAATGAATACCTGATCCAATGTATGTTGAAGGTAAATCCCTCTATACCATAAATTGCTCACCATAAAAGATGAACGGCAGGGACATTTCTGAGAGTGGTTTCCATTAGCCCTGAAGGCAATGTCTGAATTTGCAGTGCAATCAATAATTGAAAAACGAAGAACTACAGCTATTTTAATGAGTCTAATATGAATATGAGTCACAGTCTGGCAGCGCACTCACCGCCTGAGCTTTGGAAGTCACCAAGCTCTCTGAGAAGAATAGAAGATACATTACACAACTTGTATTTCTCATTTGAACTATCTGGAAAATTGAGGACTGGTAGTATGAATTAGTGTTTGGGCAGTTTACAGTCCGGTATCTACAGTGTATTAAAGCCATAGTTCATGCCTATTGTTCAATTGTGTACATTTCTGGAACACTGATGGAAGACGACTGGTGTGGAAGAGTAAATTAGATTTTTAATCTTACATGACCTGTAAGACACAGGTCATCCTGTTCCTCGTCTTGTCTTTAAggttgttctgttccctgatatGTAATATAATCAGTCTGTTTTAGAACTGTTTTTAAACTGCCCTGTTCTAATTTCCTGTCAACCTTTCATGGTTCTTGTTATCCAAGGATGTGTGGGGGAGTGGACATGTCCTTGATATGATTGGTCTTTCTCAGAGTCTACTATCTGTGGTGATAAGCAGAAGTACCAGACTCATTTGAAGGGCATGTGAAACACCCCACCCATCCTTGGTCTGTATAAAATGTCTGTGGAGAACAAATCGCGAGTGAAATTGGTTTTCCCTTGCATGCATGCTCGTAATAAAGCTTTTTTATATTGAGATTGGACTGCCTTTGAGTGGTTTTTCCACCAAACTGGTTACAGTCTACAACCTCTGTATGGTTACTTTGCTATATGTGGCAAAGGGCTTGGCCCTGGCCATCAGAAGCTCTTGTCCACGTGCTAGGCCTAATCTGGGTCCATTTCCCCAGGGACATTTTGGATAAACTGTAGACATTTGATCATCCCTTCCCCCACATCAGTCTACCAGCTTTGCTCTCTTCCTTTATTTaattcactccctctctctccctaactctttTCCCCCACCTGTCTTCTCACACAGCCGCCCAGGTCTTCATTTGGCTAGCGCTTCTATTGGCCTTTGGCCTGCAGTTCTACCTAGCTGTGTTCTGCCTGCTGAAGTGCTGGAGTTTTGACACGAGGCTAAAGCAGGCTCTTAAAAACCTGCCCTCTACGGGGAAGCTCTTCACAACATGTAGGTCTATTCCAGGGATGTTGCCTTGACACAGTGTAGTGATCCATGAACTGACCATGGCAAATCTGTAGTTTGACAAAAACGTTCGTTTTTGTTTTATCAAATCCACTGAACACTTTCGATCTCACTACATTCTGAAATCAAAAGTTAAGCAGGTTGAAATGCGACCTTTCATTTTACTAAACAGGATGCAATGTTAATAACACATGTATTCCATATCTTTCAGTCCCTTCCTCCGTCATTCAACTTCCAGAGGACTTGAAGAGTGTGAAACCAATGGCTTACTGTCGTTATGACGTAGAAGTGGCTGAATCCTCCCTGCCTACACCCTGCTGCTATGACGATGAGGAGGCTGGGCCCTGCACTAACTCTCCTTATACACCTTTTGCCTGGGATCTTGTGCAATGCTGAGGAGGACCCTGTAACACTTCACTGTAAATACTGAAACTTAAATATAGTGTGCATGGAATGCTGACCCATTAAACTATTTCTTAAACTTTATTTTACAATAAAATGAGATTTGTTTTAAATTGAACTATAATATTTATACTAAATGATAACTCACCCCACACAGCCATGAATACAGCAAAGAATACTGTTGCTCCGTTGTCAAAAAGATGGGTGACCTAAAGCCAAGAAACAGATCAATAGCAATTGCTTAGAGAAATGATTTCTGAAAACATCAATACAGTACAAACACATACAGTAGTCACATTTGTATATAAAGATCACAAAGGAGGGCTGTTCATTAGACATTTTTCCAGAGCAAGCTCACAAAgtagtcccgtgtagctcagttggtagagcatgacgtttgaaacgccaggattgtgggttcgattcccatgagggaccagtatgaaaatgtatgcattcactaccgtaagtcgctctggctaagagcgtctgctaaatgacaaacatGTAAAGTAAAAAGATTACCTTGCTAAATGTGTTATACTTATGTTACTGTGGCATAGCTCTGGAGTAAATGTTTGTCAAAAAATTCTATATTTTTTCTAAAAAGTAGATGACAAAAtcactgttcctggagagctgcagTGTACGCAGGCttttgtttcagcccagctctaacACAAAATAATTCTGGTCTAAATTTATGACCATCATTAGTTAATCATTTGAATCACACCCAGTGGCTCTCCAGGATCGGAATTAGCCACAACTGCCTTGATGTTTGTCAGCAGTGCTCAGTCTGGGGCAAACGTTTAACACACTCTACATGGTAGTACGGAAGTCACCTTGGCATAGATGCAGCTGTCTGAGAGTCTCAGGTAGGGGCAGTACTCGTCACATATGGGACACATGATGATGTCAGTGGCCTGGCAGATTTCTTTACTGGAGAATCACAGACAACCTTTAGCCTGGTTCCATACACTCATCAATTCTTATTGCATTTATCAGCCTGTGTCAGTGCTTCCACACGACTAAGGCAATGATAGCATTGGTAATAGACTTCTACCAGACTAAGGACAAATTTACACCAGTGTAAAGCATGCGTCTGGTATTTTTTTCTAGTGGAAGAACACAAGACCAAACATAGTGAAGGATAAAATATGTATAAAATACTAAGGTAAAACATAATTAAAGACGACCAATGAGTATTAGGTGAGCTCACATTACCTGACCTGGCAGTGGTCTAGGGTGAACCAGCCGTAGAGGAAGACCATGAGCCCAACCAGCGCCGCAGGGAACAGCATCCCAGTGTACCAACCCAGCCAGGCAAAATAGAGACCAATTTTCTCCCCGAAGTACCGCCTGACAACACCGCCAGGAGACAAACGACAACAAACAGGTCATTATGTACCACCATGGCAATGATGTTGTGGCTTCATACGTTTTTAATGATCTAGTAAATTCACTCCTTCATTGATTCATTCATGTGGCTTTAATACATGTGGCTGGTGAAGTTGTATTGCTTGCAGGATCGAGGACAACCTGCAAGGTGCAGATAATACATTGTATTAGATCTGTGATGTCCTTATAGAGCAGGAGTGTTAACACAGTGTTGTACCTTATGAGGTCCAGTGGCTGGTACTTGTACCACACACCCCACCAGGCCCAGCATTCATACAGCAAGTGTCTGTGGTTCTCTGCCCCATGCGTCCGGATGGAGTTCTTACTTCTGTAGCTcccctgttaacacacacacacacaccgttatgtACCATCataactacagatgtaggatcttaatttgattactCTTTTGTTGCttacaggaaatgcaaacttgtagtgaatTTCAGTTTTAAAGATGAttctaaagtttgtcatttccactttgaaatatcagacttgatttgccctaacgaaaaatgtatcaatccctacaaaaaatgtccattaattataaaccacataataattcacattcctGGTTgccgcaggattattttcctgctgtagcgaactggctcaaatgaagatcctacaagTGATATTTCTCTTCCAAGCCAATGTGTGAAGTGTATGTGCATTACCTCATGAAGGGGAAAAGCTGCCTCGTAGGAACTATTGCTCAAAAGACGATTCAGCCCTGGAGCATAAACAAGAACATGAAGACACCGTCAATAACTCTACACACCAGAGACATGCTGTATCTCAAACGTGGAACACATTTAGCAGTGGACTTGTACTACTTGGAGAGGCGCCAGGTAGCCTACCGGTTAGTAGTGTTGGGCcactaactgaaaggtcgctgattcgaatccctgagccgactaggtgaaaaatgtgtccttgagcaagcagttaaccctaattgctcctacaagtctctctggataacagcgtgtgctaaatgactacaatgtaaatgtaaatgactaCATTTGTAACCGTGTTGGATGATGATGACAATCTCACCCATTTTGTCTTTGCCCTCCTCATATTTGACCCTTTGCAAGATATGATGGACGATGCGACTCCTGGTAGCGTTGTTGAAGAACGTGTCTTTGTTGTGAATGGTGAAACTGTAACATAATATAGATACAGAAAAGGATCCTAGATCATATTTCTTCTAGATCTTTCCAGTCCGTTGGATTTATTGAGCTTTTGAAAAGCACAGCACTTTGGCCTGATGTCATCTCAGTGCATTCTATATCATTTTGCCTCGACGGGCGCTTGtgagcccccccaaaaagggCCCTAAAATTGGACCACACCCACAAGGAAATGTAGTTCATTTGTTCACATTGCAAAAATGTGGTACCCTAAAACTAAGAACTGTGGTTTAAAGATGGAAGACATTGATTCATCTTCACCTTTAAGTTAGTAAGGAAAAAACATATACCAGACTggtggtggacacacacacacacacacacacacccacacccacacccacacacactcactgatgTATTCTGGAGCGACTGAAGGGGGCGGTAAAGCTCTCGTTCTCCTCCAGGTCAGGAAGGGTGTTGTTGTCAAACTTCATGGGTTTGCGAGGCAGCCATCCTCGAAATCTGTTGATTCTCTTCTCCATCCTGGATGGTGACAGAAAGCCCCCCAAAAATCACACATCACATGCAGCCAGAGACCATTAACATTAGGGTTGTGCCCCAAaattcaatcaataaatcaattagCACTCACCTACTCATGAACTTGTACCGTCGATGCATGTAATAGATTTTCCTCCTGAAAACCCCCACAACATTATCAACTATTAAACTCTTAAAAATCTCAGTGCATTAATGCATTGCAGTGGCCTGGGGCGGTCTAGCAGTCTAGGTCACTTATGCCTCTGGAACACATATACCGGTGCTCGTATGTGTTAGAATCCGACCCCTCTAGAGCCCTTTCACCATTCTATCTAATAAAAGTGCATTGCAAATAACTGTAGATTcatagtatgagagagagagagacagagagagacagagatcgagggagagagtcagtgagagagagagtgagcgagcgagacataaagagagagagacagatcgatCGAGAGAGagtcagtgtgagagagagagagagagagagcaggcaatgtgtgtgtggtgggaaccTGTCTGTCGATGTgatttatgtgtgtgagtgtgtctggaaCTACAGAAAGCTGTGTGTTCGTCTCCCCACCTGAACGGCATCCGAATGTTCATAAGCTCTGCGTAGCGACACAGCACCTCCCAGGGAGCATGCAGCTTCAGGAAGATCACATCACTGTTGCACACAGACAGCTGTTTGAGGGGAAAAGACCCAGCATTAGAAGTATTACGTCCTGTTGATTCTATTTCTTAGAACAGTTTCTTAGCACATAAAAACATTTGAATAATATAAAATCTAATGTTTTAAATGAAAATGTTTCTATTCTAAATCATGTAGCCACACATGTATCTAGCTTGAGTAGAGAGGTTTATGGACTTCATAACTGGAAAGGGACAGCTGAAATATTgattttcttttctctctcatcATTTCCTGTGACATCAATTTCCTGTGACTGATCTCAGAACAGTTAACAGGCAGAAGAGGCATAGTCTCTTTGAATGCTCCACATGATGACCTTGATGTTACTGCGTCAGCACACTAGGCATCAGCCACTCAGACACAtgcaaaagcacacacacacaccgcacacacagcACAATTGCTTCCCTGCTCCTTCTAAACAGGATTGAGGATGAAACTTGCCATCAGCACATTTGCGTTGGTTTATGAGTGACAGGCAGAGCTTCagtgactactgtaatactgtcatACTATAATATAGTGTTACTGTAATACTATGTTACTTTAAtgctataatatactgtaatactcAGTAGTACTCGCCTCCTTTTCCATCTGCAAGCCCTCGGCCCGGATGTTGCGCTCAAATATTTCCCTCTTCTCTGACTGTGGACCGGACTTCCTGTAAACCAGGATGTAGTCGATGTGGCACTTGCCATCGCTGAAGCACAAGCCACTGGATCTACTTCTCCCTAcctggggagagaaacagagggagggagtaacCACTATAAGGTTGTTTTGACCCAAAGTGACTTTAATATATTTTACCATTAGCACTGCCTAACATTTACAGAGGCGGTTGAGCTAAAGTGCTTTGCTCATAAGCATAATATCTAAATATGCCCTTCCAAGGGTTATATATCACACTACCGTAGGAAGAAACCAATGAGCTCACCCTAAGAAGACTAAACGTCTTTCCAGATCCCCCAAGGAGGATGAGAATAACACTGACAGCAGCCAGCTTCAACCCACAATGACCATACGTGCTTTACGGACACACCTGTcattgacctctcacctctggtgCCGGGTCAGTCCTGGTGTTGTCGTCCAGGATGCTACTGGTCCCGGGGTCGAGCAGGGTCGAGTCGCCATCTTTGGACGGAGTGCTCAGCCCCTCCAAACTCTCCATTAACAACTTCACATCCTTCAAAACTGGACAGAACATCAGCAGAAAACCCAGTGTTCAAGTTTTTTTGTCTCATAAAAGTTGCTCTTTAAAAAGATGCTGCACCAAGGTTACATTATGGTAATGTTATTTGGTTGAGGTACCCCTTTAAGGAGGTGCCAAATGGCTTACCGTGGGGTGGCACGTTGTCCTGTGTGCTGGGGGAATCAGGAGCCCCAGCCAAGGACACCTCCATTCTGACTGGCGACCTGTTGGGGGGGAAGAAGAAATCTGCAGCCTCAACCCCAGGTGCCGGGGGCCGCAGAACTCTGCGTCTGTGGGGGCTCTGCCACTGGAGCTCAGCCCCATGTAGAGAAAAACTCACACCtggaagagagatacagagagagagagagaaagacagagagagagagagaaaaagagacagtgagagagagggagtcggagaaagacagtgagagacagagaggagagggagagaattcaTCATATAATCAACCATCAGTAAAGACTGAGGCCCCACATTTAGTGGAAAACAGAGATGACAGAAAAGAGAGTGAAAGGTATTATTATCAGAGCTCAgtaaataaagtaaaataaaacccacatagtaaaataaaggttcaataaaataaaaatacaaataaaataacctAACAGTAAAGGAGCTGGAACATTGACGTTGTAACGTTTGAGACATTATCAAACCTTCAGGAGACATCCTCTGTTGGTTAGGAAATGGGAGATAGGTGAATCCAGAGCCTTATatagtagggctgggaattgccagggagtTCACGATATTATCATCTCGATACTTTGGTGCCGACATGATAATGTATGGCGaatctcacgattctatatgtattgtgattctatatgcacTGTGATTCTATATTCATTGTGATTctgtatgtattgtgattctatatgcaaTTCGATactgattttattgcgattcgatactgtgattcgatactgtgattttattgtgattcgatgtttcaaacatattgctcaccatatgtctgctgcagagagacgagagCCAGCCATGAGAAAAatagttttgatcagtcagggaaataaaagtgctgaaaccaTGTTGGCttactatttaaaaagaagatggagaacaagatatAGGAGGTAAATACCAGAGTTTTGGCGCAGGTAGGCCCACAGCCGATAGCGCTAGCTAACACTACCTATAGAagcaattgtaaaaaaaaatactttgtgtcaaatattgatataatattgTCCCAAAATAATACATCTCCCCCATCACTATTATACAGACATGCAAATCATGAGTAAGGTTTACAGAGGCCCCAAAGAAAATGTAGAGATATATCTCTATACAGTCAGGTCTGAAATGATTGACACCTctaataaagatgagcaaaaaaacctctataaaataaataatacaaacactgagctatattgttttcgaatttttgttgttgatacTAATGCAATTGATCAGACAAATACATTGCGTGCCCTTCAGTGATTCTGTGCGCCCGCTGTGAGGTGCCATTATCTAACATGGCCTAGTGAGTAGGCTAACAACAACCCCTCTGAAGAGGTCTGTGACCCACTCTTCCATCTGACGAGGCTCTGGGGAAGGTCGTCGCTGGTCTGAACGCTGAATTTCCCTTTGTGACAGCTCCGCGACTCAGCAGAATATTCCTGCTGAGCCCCAGACATACAGAGAAGGAGTGCGAGGGAGAACGCTCAACGCTCGCGCCCTTCCCGCAGTGGCTGAGGTATTGAAATAACAGCAGGTAATAAAACCACCATGAACTCCTCCTTCCTGGATGAAATCGATGGGCGGGTTC from the Salmo salar chromosome ssa17, Ssal_v3.1, whole genome shotgun sequence genome contains:
- the LOC106576406 gene encoding uncharacterized protein produces the protein MGHPQNDSFFLDLSQPDVWVWDTEPKPMAAAQVFIWLALLLAFGLQFYLAVFCLLKCWSFDTRLKQALKNLPSTGKLFTTFPSSVIQLPEDLKSVKPMAYCRYDVEVAESSLPTPCCYDDEEAGPCTNSPYTPFAWDLVQC